A genome region from Methylohalobius crimeensis 10Ki includes the following:
- a CDS encoding formate dehydrogenase beta subunit, with translation MSTKVYVPCDSSAQALGANRVAEVIGAEAAKRGADIELIRNGSRGLFWLEPMVEVETPQGRVSYGPVRPADVPTLFDEGFLKGSQSPLFIGPTDEIGYLKNQERLTNARVGITDPVSLDDYIAHEGYRGLRRALEMQPIDIVQEVTDSGLRGRGGAAFPTGIKWKTVHDCKADQKYIVCNADEGDSGTFSDRMAMEGDPFVLIEGMTIAGLAVGATWGYIYLRVEYPVAHRHLNQAIEAAYAAGYLGDDILGSGKSFHLEVRLGAGAYVCGEETSLLESLEGKRGLVRFKPPLPAIEGLFGKPTVVNNVVSLASVPIILDKGGAYYRDFGMGRSRGTLPIQLAGNIKRPGLVEKAFGISLRELLYDYGGGSASGRPIRAVQVGGPLGAYLPESQFDTPLDYEAFSAISAALGHGGVVVFDDTVDMAKMARYAMEFCAIESCGKCTPCRIGSTRGVEVIDRIIEGKQRGRNEELLRDLCDTLLNGSLCALGGMIPFPVLSALEHFPEDFGATKTHAA, from the coding sequence ATGAGCACCAAGGTGTATGTCCCCTGCGATTCCAGCGCCCAAGCGCTGGGGGCCAACCGAGTCGCCGAAGTGATCGGCGCGGAGGCGGCCAAGCGCGGCGCCGACATCGAATTGATCCGCAACGGCTCCCGCGGCCTGTTCTGGCTCGAACCCATGGTGGAAGTGGAAACGCCCCAGGGGCGGGTGAGCTACGGACCGGTGCGTCCAGCGGACGTTCCGACCCTTTTCGACGAAGGTTTTCTGAAAGGCTCGCAAAGCCCTCTTTTCATCGGCCCCACCGACGAGATCGGCTACCTGAAAAATCAGGAGCGCCTCACCAACGCCCGCGTCGGCATCACCGACCCGGTGAGCCTCGACGACTACATCGCCCATGAGGGTTATCGCGGACTCCGTCGGGCGCTGGAAATGCAACCCATCGACATCGTCCAGGAAGTCACCGACTCCGGCCTGCGCGGCCGCGGCGGCGCCGCCTTTCCCACCGGCATCAAATGGAAAACGGTGCACGACTGCAAGGCAGACCAAAAATACATCGTCTGCAACGCCGACGAAGGCGACTCGGGTACCTTCTCCGACCGTATGGCCATGGAGGGAGACCCCTTCGTCCTCATCGAAGGCATGACCATCGCCGGATTGGCCGTCGGCGCCACCTGGGGCTACATCTATCTGCGCGTGGAGTACCCGGTCGCCCACCGCCACCTCAATCAAGCCATCGAAGCGGCCTATGCCGCGGGCTACCTCGGCGACGACATCCTCGGCAGCGGCAAGTCCTTCCACCTGGAAGTGCGCCTGGGTGCCGGAGCCTACGTGTGCGGCGAGGAAACCTCGCTTCTGGAGAGCCTCGAGGGCAAGCGCGGGCTGGTCCGATTCAAACCGCCCTTGCCGGCGATCGAAGGACTTTTCGGCAAACCCACCGTGGTCAACAACGTCGTCTCGCTGGCGTCGGTGCCCATTATTCTGGACAAGGGGGGCGCCTACTACCGGGATTTCGGCATGGGCCGCTCCCGCGGCACCCTGCCGATCCAGCTCGCCGGCAACATCAAGCGCCCGGGTCTGGTGGAAAAGGCATTCGGGATCTCTTTGCGGGAACTGCTCTACGACTACGGCGGCGGCTCCGCCTCGGGACGGCCCATCCGGGCGGTCCAGGTAGGCGGCCCATTGGGGGCATATCTACCCGAGTCTCAATTCGATACCCCCTTGGATTACGAAGCCTTTTCCGCCATCTCGGCAGCCTTGGGCCACGGCGGCGTAGTGGTTTTCGACGACACCGTGGACATGGCAAAAATGGCTCGCTACGCCATGGAATTCTGCGCCATCGAATCCTGCGGCAAATGCACCCCCTGCCGCATCGGATCGACCCGCGGCGTCGAGGTGATCGACCGCATTATCGAAGGAAAACAGCGCGGACGGAATGAGGAATTGCTGCGCGATCTGTGCGACACCCTCCTGAACGGCTCCCTCTGCGCCCTGGGCGGGATGATCCCCTTTCCGGTTCTGAGCGCCCTCGAACATTTCCCCGAAGATTTCGGTGCAACCAAAACCCATGCTGCATAG
- a CDS encoding formate dehydrogenase subunit gamma, whose product MTENMTREQRIQAVIESLKDKPGALLPILHGIQDDLGYIPSEAVPAIASELNLSRAEVHGVISFYHYFRQTPPGKHTIYLCRAESCQSMNAEALEAHAKKRLGIDYHQTSDDKTFSLEPVYCLGQCACSPAIMVDEEVYGRVTPERFDEIVEAVKEEA is encoded by the coding sequence ATGACAGAAAACATGACCCGCGAGCAGCGCATCCAAGCGGTGATCGAATCCTTGAAGGATAAACCCGGTGCGTTGCTGCCGATTCTTCACGGGATCCAGGACGACCTCGGTTACATCCCTTCGGAAGCCGTTCCCGCCATCGCAAGCGAGCTGAATCTTTCCCGCGCCGAAGTACACGGTGTCATCAGTTTCTACCACTATTTCCGGCAAACCCCACCGGGCAAGCACACTATCTATCTATGCCGCGCCGAATCCTGCCAGTCCATGAACGCGGAAGCGCTTGAAGCCCACGCAAAAAAACGCCTCGGCATCGATTATCACCAAACCAGCGATGATAAAACGTTCAGCCTCGAACCGGTTTACTGTCTGGGGCAATGCGCCTGCTCCCCCGCCATCATGGTGGACGAAGAGGTCTACGGCCGCGTTACGCCGGAACGTTTCGACGAAATTGTGGAAGCCGTGAAGGAGGAAGCATGA